From the Thermosynechococcus sp. genome, the window CACCGCTCAGTGATTGCGGGACTGGTGTTAGCGGGGGCAAAGCCTGTTTATTTGGGAGTTGGGGTTGATCCGCAGTGGGGGCTGCCATTACCAGTCACTCGTGATGTGGTTGCCGCTGGTTTGGCTGCCTATCCGGATACTAAGGCCGTGGTGCTTGTCAGTCCCACCTATGAAGGCCTCTGCTCGCCCTTGCTAGAGATTGCCCAGTCTGTCCATAGCCACGGTGTGCCGCTCATTGTCGATGAAGCCCACGGCAGCCATTTTGCCTATCATCCAGCCTTTCCCGTTGCCGCTTTGGCCGCAGGCGCGGATGTGGTGGTGCAGTCGTGGCACAAAACCCTCGGAACGTTAACCCAAACGGCAGTGCTGCATCTGAAGGGAGAGCGGGTATCTGCTGAACGCTTGAGTCAGGCCCTCAACCTAGTGCAAACCACCAGTCCTAGCTATTGGTTGCTGGCAGCCCTTGAGCGAGCAGGAGTGCAAATGGCTCAGCAGGGAGAGCAAATCTATGGGCGACTTCTGCAGTGGGTCAAGACCTCTGAATGGCCATTGCCGCGATGGCAGCCCACGGGCATTCCCCAGGATCCGCTGCGATTGACCCTAGGGACTTGGCCGATAGGTCTGACCGGGTTTGCCCTCGATGAGCTGCTGCAACCGCAGATCATTGCTGAATTTCCCAGTGGGCGATCGCTGACCTTTTGCCTTGGCCTTGGTACCACGCAAACAATGCTAGAAACCTTAAGCGATCGCCTGAAAAGTGTTTACAGCCAATACCGCCACAATGCCCCGCTGCCGCCCCTGGCCATGCCATCCCTCCCCAGCTTCAAAGAACCGATCCTCTCACCACGGGAGGCCTACTTTTGCCCACAGAGAGCGGTTCCCCTGAGGGCGGCCCTCAATGAGATTAGCGCCGAAACAATCGCCCCCTACCCACCCGGGATTCCCACTGTCATCGCTGGCGAACGATTCACTGAATCAGTGATTGCAGCGTTGCAAACCCTGCAAGAAGTCGGGGCAGAGATTGTGGGGGCCACCGATCCTACGCTGCACACCCTAAGAGTTTGCAAGGTCTAGTCCTCCCAGTCCTCCTGTTCCAGCAAATGGGTCACCAAATGCTGCTCCAAGAGGGGTTGCAAGTGTTCAAAGTCTTGGGGAGAAAGCAGTTCAGGCTCTTGACCAGGAACCAGGCGAGCCACATAAAGGGTAGGACTCAGGGGCGTATAAACACTGTATTCCCGTGTCCCATAAAAGAAGCTACTACCGAGGGGTTGATACTCCTCGATGCCATCATCGGCTTCTACCTCAACCGTGAGAATTTCATCTTCATCTAGGTCTGGCAGTTCGCCTACTACGGTGAGGGTGAGTGCGGTGCGCTTGAGGGTGAGGTTTTGTTCTGCAAGGATGGCACGGGCTGTATCAAAGACTTCATCAATTTCCTCCTCCTCTAGGGGCACCAAGGTTTCTTCCTCGTCGTTTTCAGCCACGACCGCAAAAATTTCTACGGGGTAGTCCACCGGGCGCAGCAGCGCATAGGTTTCCCCTTGCACATTCAGACGAAACTCAATGTAGCAGTCGAGGAAGCGACCCGCATCATCGTAGAGGCGGAGCTGCTCCATTTCCTCTTCGAAGTCTTCCTCTTCCCAAGGCTGCTCATTACTGTTTTGCTGGTTTTGATAGTTTGAGCCCATGCTGCTTCGGTAAAAAGATTCCTATGGCATTGGAGCATACCATGCAGCGGGTCGTCGTGGGTCATTCCCTGTGGCAACCTGAGCTATTGCTTCTCCAAGAAGTTAAAATCAAGGGGAATCCAAAGCCGCAAATAGCGCTGCAACCACCTGGGCTGCCTTCCGATCAAGCTTGTGCCAGTCCACTTCGCCAGCAGCATCAAAAAGACTAAGGTCAGCTTGCACCTCCCCCACCCGAAAGTCATGGATACCGCTGTAGTCGAGGTCTGGGGTGTACTGCTGAAAACAAATTTGGTAGCACAGCTCCCACAGATTCACCCGCTGCTGGCGATCGCCCTGACGTAAATGCAGCCAATAGAGAATTTGGGGTTCGGCTTCACCACAGGGAATCTCAACGGTTTCATAGGTGCCCTGCCAAGGGGAAGTTTCTAGCGATCGCCGCAGATGATCAAGGAGTCGAATCAGCGCCGGTTGCAGCAGTTGAGCCGCCGCATACCAAGGGTGGTCAGTAGGTAGGGACATCGCATCACGCGAGGGGTTTTTTGACATTGTAGGCCTCATGGGAGAGGACACTGCGGGGTTCAATGCGATCGCCGGTGTCATAGCAAATAAGGCGATAGTCATAACTCAGGGGAATGCTAATCACCCGCCGATCGTGATTGAGACGCTTCCCCTTAAACTGACGGTAGTCAGCTCCTGCAAGGAGTTGTGCAATCACTTGGCGCGCTTTCAGGACAATTCCCTTGGGCAATCTCCTTAGATCCACCACATCGCTGGCAAAGGAGGCCTGCCATGCCTGTCGCGCTAGGCGGGCCTGTTCCCGCTGGGCTGCCTCTAGAGCTTTGGCCTGGGCTAACTGGGCGCAGC encodes:
- a CDS encoding aminotransferase class I/II-fold pyridoxal phosphate-dependent enzyme, translated to MTTSLLAALLAQNHTIPLHTPGHQRGRGMEPLLRALWGTALAQDLSELPGLDNLAQPTGVLAEVQAAVAATMGSDRAWFLVNGATAGLLAALLAAVGPGDRVLVGRNVHRSVIAGLVLAGAKPVYLGVGVDPQWGLPLPVTRDVVAAGLAAYPDTKAVVLVSPTYEGLCSPLLEIAQSVHSHGVPLIVDEAHGSHFAYHPAFPVAALAAGADVVVQSWHKTLGTLTQTAVLHLKGERVSAERLSQALNLVQTTSPSYWLLAALERAGVQMAQQGEQIYGRLLQWVKTSEWPLPRWQPTGIPQDPLRLTLGTWPIGLTGFALDELLQPQIIAEFPSGRSLTFCLGLGTTQTMLETLSDRLKSVYSQYRHNAPLPPLAMPSLPSFKEPILSPREAYFCPQRAVPLRAALNEISAETIAPYPPGIPTVIAGERFTESVIAALQTLQEVGAEIVGATDPTLHTLRVCKV
- a CDS encoding DUF3727 domain-containing protein, with the protein product MGSNYQNQQNSNEQPWEEEDFEEEMEQLRLYDDAGRFLDCYIEFRLNVQGETYALLRPVDYPVEIFAVVAENDEEETLVPLEEEEIDEVFDTARAILAEQNLTLKRTALTLTVVGELPDLDEDEILTVEVEADDGIEEYQPLGSSFFYGTREYSVYTPLSPTLYVARLVPGQEPELLSPQDFEHLQPLLEQHLVTHLLEQEDWED